In Anaerolineales bacterium, the following proteins share a genomic window:
- the add gene encoding adenosine deaminase codes for MKNFDPKYNSIPKTEIHIHLEGAIRTQTIIDVARAHNLKLPAYEVAELDQHVKVYDQMRDLETVLKAFGIFQNSIASPEIVERIAWELFEDSAKQNIKLLEVRFSPDWAFSGHNLDWDACLEGLLRAKTHAEQEFDMAICYIAITSRSRGPESCVKTVDWAIRHKEHIPAIDLADSERDFPLREFVPSIMKAKDAGLKVTIHTGEDTPASFVRETIELASLDRIGHGIHAIEDMQVIDLLKERGITLEVNPWSNYLTNSVRTIEEHPLKKLFDLGVKVTINSDDPEVLETNLNNEYRIAHEILGMSMDDIAACNRNAYEASFIPEEEKKRVWEKYF; via the coding sequence ATGAAAAACTTCGACCCAAAATATAACTCCATCCCCAAGACTGAGATTCACATCCACCTCGAAGGCGCGATCCGCACGCAGACCATCATTGACGTTGCCCGCGCCCATAATTTGAAATTGCCCGCCTACGAAGTTGCCGAACTCGATCAGCATGTAAAAGTCTACGATCAGATGCGGGATTTGGAAACCGTCTTGAAAGCGTTTGGGATCTTCCAAAACAGCATCGCCTCGCCCGAAATCGTCGAGCGGATCGCGTGGGAGTTGTTCGAAGATTCGGCAAAGCAAAATATCAAACTCTTGGAAGTGCGCTTCTCGCCGGACTGGGCGTTCTCCGGTCACAACCTCGACTGGGATGCCTGCCTCGAAGGTCTGCTCCGCGCCAAAACCCACGCCGAACAAGAATTCGACATGGCGATCTGCTATATTGCCATCACCTCCCGAAGTCGCGGACCCGAATCGTGCGTCAAAACTGTGGACTGGGCGATTCGTCACAAAGAACACATCCCCGCCATTGACCTCGCCGACAGCGAACGGGATTTTCCGTTGCGCGAGTTTGTCCCCTCGATCATGAAAGCCAAAGATGCGGGCTTGAAAGTGACCATTCACACCGGCGAAGATACACCCGCATCATTCGTTCGAGAAACGATCGAACTCGCCAGCCTGGATCGAATTGGTCATGGAATCCACGCCATTGAAGATATGCAAGTGATTGATCTACTCAAAGAGCGCGGCATCACGCTCGAAGTCAACCCGTGGAGCAATTACCTCACCAACTCCGTGCGGACAATCGAAGAACACCCGCTGAAAAAATTATTCGATCTCGGCGTGAAGGTCACGATCAACTCGGACGACCCCGAAGTGTTGGAAACAAACCTTAATAATGAATACCGCATCGCGCATGAAATCCTCGGCATGAGCATGGACGATATCGCGGCTTGCAATCGCAACGCGTACGAGGCGTCGTTCATTCCCGAAGAAGAGAAGAAGCGAGTGTGGGAGAAATATTTCTGA
- a CDS encoding type II toxin-antitoxin system HicA family toxin has translation MKYREASKKLEALGCEELPRRGSGSHRIWHNPKNGKISPLPDWGAKDLKLGTLRAVIRQLGLDWQEFLKAK, from the coding sequence ATGAAATACCGCGAAGCGTCAAAGAAACTCGAAGCGCTTGGCTGTGAAGAACTGCCGCGTCGCGGGAGCGGCTCACATCGTATTTGGCACAACCCAAAAAATGGGAAGATTTCTCCGCTACCTGATTGGGGCGCGAAAGATTTGAAACTTGGCACACTGAGGGCGGTCATTCGTCAATTGGGGTTGGATTGGCAGGAATTCCTGAAAGCAAAGTAA
- a CDS encoding type II toxin-antitoxin system HicB family antitoxin → MSQIYKLPLVLDPQPEGGYVVTCPLLPELITEGEDVQDALHNANDALAAIVEGFKQLKRPLPSALQPAQNDAPLWVETVLAV, encoded by the coding sequence ATGAGCCAAATTTACAAGTTGCCACTTGTCTTGGATCCGCAACCCGAAGGCGGGTACGTTGTGACCTGTCCGCTTTTGCCTGAATTAATCACCGAAGGCGAGGATGTGCAGGATGCACTGCATAATGCGAATGACGCGTTGGCGGCAATTGTGGAGGGCTTCAAGCAGTTGAAACGTCCGTTACCGTCCGCTTTGCAACCTGCGCAGAACGATGCTCCGCTTTGGGTTGAAACTGTCCTTGCTGTATGA
- a CDS encoding DUF559 domain-containing protein, with product MPVKNIIPGQHVTKEKLQRAKELRREMTPAEKFLWNELRANKLGVHFRRQQVIQGFIVDFYCHRAGLVVEVDGDIHDLQKDEDERREKALKEMGLRIVRFGNDEVVRSLSAVVGRIKAFVATK from the coding sequence ATGCCAGTCAAGAACATCATCCCAGGTCAACACGTCACCAAAGAAAAACTTCAACGCGCCAAAGAACTCCGCCGCGAGATGACTCCCGCCGAGAAATTCTTGTGGAACGAACTGCGAGCAAATAAACTTGGCGTTCATTTTCGTAGGCAACAGGTTATTCAGGGATTCATTGTTGACTTTTACTGTCACAGGGCGGGATTGGTTGTGGAAGTGGATGGCGACATCCACGATTTGCAGAAGGATGAAGATGAAAGGCGGGAGAAGGCGCTGAAGGAGATGGGGTTGAGGATTGTCCGCTTTGGGAATGATGAGGTGGTGAGGAGTCTGTCCGCGGTGGTGGGGAGAATCAAGGCTTTTGTTGCTACAAAATAA
- a CDS encoding L-histidine N(alpha)-methyltransferase, whose protein sequence is MKLKLDEQAFERPSQIQEFVQGLRRQFLPLKFAYIGSAAFTHDQLVKSPSYRLSDIESTLIRERFYKDIVTKLDLSKKSLNIVDIGSGNGLKAVIVLDVLFSNQFFARYLGLDYSQNLLKIAKENIVSALPAFGVINTEVVDFENESFADAVLKYLPIDQYSLFVLLGHTLGNPLNRIATLTNIRNSIIDKNSSGFCVGIELFDKAKVNEMLMNYQNDAFRRAVFTPLTFVGLSPEDGLLDIGFNHSTKNVEVYFEFYKEVHIDCGALGSVEYEKGDRILLFLSHRFDLETLRQNFAETKFEIVATLLNPKANYALLFSVPV, encoded by the coding sequence ATGAAACTCAAATTAGATGAACAAGCATTTGAAAGACCATCCCAAATTCAAGAATTCGTTCAAGGCTTACGAAGGCAGTTCTTGCCCTTGAAATTCGCTTATATCGGCTCTGCCGCGTTTACACATGACCAATTGGTTAAGTCACCGTCCTATCGCCTCTCTGACATCGAGTCAACATTAATACGCGAAAGGTTTTATAAGGATATTGTTACAAAGCTCGATCTATCAAAAAAGTCGCTGAACATTGTTGATATTGGTTCTGGCAATGGCTTAAAGGCAGTGATAGTTCTTGATGTTTTGTTTAGCAATCAATTCTTTGCGAGATACCTTGGTTTAGATTACAGCCAAAACTTGCTTAAAATTGCTAAAGAAAATATCGTCAGTGCGCTTCCTGCTTTTGGCGTTATAAATACAGAAGTCGTCGACTTTGAGAACGAATCTTTTGCTGATGCTGTTTTAAAGTATTTGCCTATTGACCAGTATTCCCTGTTTGTACTTCTTGGACACACTCTTGGAAATCCACTAAATCGAATAGCCACCCTCACTAATATTCGGAATAGCATAATTGACAAAAATAGCAGCGGTTTTTGTGTAGGTATTGAATTGTTCGACAAAGCCAAAGTTAATGAAATGCTCATGAATTATCAAAATGATGCGTTTCGTAGAGCCGTTTTTACTCCGCTAACTTTCGTCGGCTTATCGCCAGAAGATGGTTTATTGGATATTGGATTTAATCACAGTACAAAAAATGTAGAGGTGTATTTTGAATTTTACAAAGAAGTTCATATTGATTGTGGAGCTTTGGGCTCTGTAGAATATGAAAAAGGAGATAGAATCTTATTGTTTTTATCTCACCGATTCGATTTGGAGACATTACGTCAGAATTTCGCCGAAACCAAGTTCGAAATCGTCGCAACATTACTAAATCCAAAGGCAAATTACGCCCTGCTTTTCTCTGTGCCAGTTTGA
- a CDS encoding methyltransferase domain-containing protein, which yields MRNKKPLIFVAMSFDDKYYNMFNLIQAIAGDRGVTAVRADEEKTVIKKIRPGIFSKIRDADLIVAEISSGSPNVLYEVGWAHAMGKPTMLLAEKDVSIPFDINDTMVFKYDSGITPSALRRLLEIEFDKHLKEALQATNLKQPLVEMLGSLEEISSRDDLFTHLLGWTIEEFSQESRQWIGDSIRVNASDAIKKGIKVFQLLKSGGFATYLVPLNAFWKSDDKYSEECRLAAQLRDAKIERVFILPNHEALFSESLRNHVALDEDAGIRTYIAFIDNIPDKDAIQDFGLWDDELLCLIEAGLVGGETQVKGCTFGRNKAAIEKARLWQDTILSAAQPAPDLLNAIDHLDESTKLMLRSADIMKRQARRYCRGSYLTGNKASCEWYHASWQYLRILGLVSTPDWHDEFYKKSFTNAFNSGARDVLISGMADYSILDHLIRAIPSAMVNNVVISVLDICWTPIEICRWFDNWYEEKKKVHLNLRYNQRDALNTDYNDETFDLITTDAFLTRFDEEERERLVTEWHRILKGEYPLTSGRTSGILLVIGEPYNDYQDQKIADDEIHAQRLPADVSK from the coding sequence ATGAGAAACAAAAAACCCTTGATTTTTGTCGCAATGTCATTTGACGACAAATATTACAACATGTTCAATCTTATACAGGCAATTGCAGGCGATAGGGGTGTGACAGCTGTAAGAGCGGATGAAGAAAAGACTGTCATAAAAAAGATTCGCCCTGGTATCTTCTCGAAAATTAGGGACGCAGACTTAATTGTCGCAGAAATAAGTTCTGGCTCGCCTAATGTTCTTTACGAAGTCGGTTGGGCACATGCAATGGGTAAACCCACAATGTTACTTGCCGAGAAGGATGTATCTATCCCTTTTGACATTAACGATACTATGGTTTTTAAATACGACTCAGGAATAACCCCTTCTGCACTAAGACGGCTATTAGAAATTGAATTTGACAAACATCTAAAGGAAGCATTGCAAGCTACCAACTTGAAGCAACCTTTGGTTGAGATGCTTGGTTCGTTGGAAGAAATATCTTCTAGGGACGATCTGTTTACTCATTTATTAGGTTGGACGATTGAGGAATTTTCGCAGGAATCTCGACAGTGGATTGGGGATTCAATTCGTGTTAACGCGTCTGATGCAATTAAAAAGGGCATAAAGGTATTCCAACTTCTAAAATCTGGAGGTTTTGCCACTTATCTAGTTCCTTTGAATGCGTTTTGGAAATCTGATGACAAATACTCGGAAGAATGCCGTCTGGCGGCTCAACTTCGCGATGCCAAAATCGAACGAGTCTTTATTTTGCCAAACCATGAAGCGCTATTTAGCGAGTCGCTCAGAAACCATGTTGCATTAGATGAAGATGCTGGGATAAGAACTTATATTGCATTCATAGACAATATACCTGACAAAGATGCGATTCAGGACTTTGGACTGTGGGATGATGAATTATTGTGCTTAATTGAGGCTGGTCTAGTTGGAGGTGAAACCCAAGTAAAAGGTTGTACATTTGGTCGTAATAAAGCGGCGATTGAAAAGGCTCGTTTATGGCAAGATACAATTCTTTCAGCGGCACAACCAGCTCCCGACTTGCTAAACGCAATTGACCATTTAGATGAATCAACAAAATTAATGTTGCGCTCGGCGGATATTATGAAAAGGCAAGCAAGAAGATATTGTCGAGGGAGTTACCTAACAGGGAATAAGGCAAGCTGTGAATGGTATCATGCATCTTGGCAATACTTAAGAATACTAGGTTTGGTTTCAACCCCAGATTGGCACGATGAGTTTTATAAAAAATCTTTTACTAATGCATTCAATTCAGGTGCTCGGGATGTTTTAATCAGTGGCATGGCAGATTATTCAATATTAGATCACTTAATTCGCGCAATCCCTAGCGCAATGGTTAATAACGTTGTTATATCTGTTTTGGATATTTGCTGGACGCCTATAGAGATCTGCCGTTGGTTTGACAACTGGTATGAAGAAAAGAAGAAGGTACATTTAAATTTACGGTATAACCAGCGGGATGCGCTTAATACTGATTACAATGATGAGACCTTCGACCTAATAACGACAGATGCATTTTTAACTCGGTTTGATGAAGAAGAAAGGGAAAGGTTAGTAACTGAATGGCATAGAATATTAAAAGGCGAGTATCCCTTGACATCGGGTAGAACATCTGGTATACTTTTGGTCATTGGAGAACCCTACAATGACTACCAAGACCAAAAAATCGCCGATGATGAAATTCACGCTCAAAGACTTCCAGCAGATGTTTCCAAATGA
- a CDS encoding IS1595 family transposase, giving the protein MTTKTKKSPMMKFTLKDFQQMFPNDDVCLDYIRYKKFPERIDCPKCGKNSLFHRDSGRKSYSCDHCGFNISPTANTVFHKSPTPLTIWFYVIYLMAQTRGGISAKQIQRETGVTYKTAWRMCKEVRDILSEDFDPFMGEVEVDESYFGGKMRGGTRGRGSENKTAVFGMVQRGGKLEARKVANVRRHTIMPIVANNIEKGTQVYSDEFNIYNALPAMGYKHDSVPHAEKIYVLGNAHTNTIEGFWSQTKNGIRGVYHAVSAKYLQHYLDEYAFRYNHRDDVTPMFLTFLSRAISSASRPR; this is encoded by the coding sequence ATGACTACCAAGACCAAAAAATCGCCGATGATGAAATTCACGCTCAAAGACTTCCAGCAGATGTTTCCAAATGATGACGTGTGCTTGGATTACATCCGCTATAAGAAGTTCCCTGAGCGTATTGATTGCCCGAAGTGCGGTAAGAATAGTTTGTTTCACCGCGATAGCGGAAGAAAATCGTACTCGTGCGACCATTGCGGATTCAACATTTCCCCGACTGCCAATACGGTGTTCCACAAGTCCCCTACCCCGTTGACCATTTGGTTCTACGTGATTTACCTCATGGCGCAAACACGCGGCGGGATTTCTGCCAAACAGATTCAACGTGAGACGGGTGTCACCTATAAAACCGCTTGGAGAATGTGCAAAGAAGTGCGCGATATTCTCTCCGAAGATTTCGATCCATTTATGGGCGAGGTGGAAGTAGACGAGTCTTACTTTGGCGGCAAGATGCGCGGCGGCACACGCGGACGCGGTTCTGAAAACAAAACTGCTGTATTCGGGATGGTGCAACGCGGCGGCAAACTCGAAGCCCGCAAAGTTGCCAACGTGCGCCGCCATACCATCATGCCGATTGTAGCCAATAACATCGAAAAGGGTACGCAAGTCTACTCCGACGAGTTCAACATTTACAATGCCCTGCCAGCGATGGGATACAAGCATGACAGCGTTCCCCATGCTGAGAAGATTTACGTTTTGGGCAATGCTCATACGAATACCATTGAAGGGTTCTGGTCACAGACAAAGAACGGAATTAGAGGCGTCTATCATGCGGTCTCTGCGAAGTACCTGCAACACTACCTTGACGAATACGCCTTCCGCTACAATCACCGCGACGACGTTACTCCGATGTTTTTGACTTTCCTTTCGAGGGCGATTTCTTCGGCTTCACGACCCCGATAA
- the ettA gene encoding energy-dependent translational throttle protein EttA: MSNETTQVIYSMNRVGKIVPPNKQILRDISLGFYYGAKIGVLGLNGAGKSTLLRIMAGVDKDYIGEISQSKGYTVGLLEQEPKLDESKTVIQVVKEAVTPIVEMLARFDEVNAKFAEPDADFDALVAEQAKLQEQLDKHDAWNLDSRLELAMDALRCPPSDTPINVCSGGEKRRVALTRLLLTEPDILLLDEPTNHLDAESVAWLEHHLRDYKGTVIAVTHDRYFLDNVAGWILELDRGFGIPYKGNYSSWLEQKQERIRLEEKAESKRQKTLERELEWIRMSPKARQSKGQARVSAYEKLLNQEAEARREELDIYIPPGPRLGDVVFEFDKVTKSFDDRLILDGFSATVPPGSIVGIVGPNGAGKTTLLKMIIGKETPDSGSIKIGETVKLAYVDQSRTLDPEKTVYEEISQGADTLELGKRKINARAYCASFNFAGSDQQKKVGILSGGERNRVHLAKTLTEGANVILLDEPTNDLDVNTLRALEEALTEFAGTALVVSHDRWFLDRICTHLIVFEDDSIATMHIGNWSDYESMMQEKFGKDLTPHRVKYRTLKR, encoded by the coding sequence ATGAGTAACGAAACCACACAAGTAATTTATTCAATGAATCGGGTCGGCAAAATCGTCCCTCCCAACAAACAAATCCTGCGCGACATCTCGCTCGGCTTCTACTACGGCGCTAAGATCGGCGTGCTCGGGCTGAACGGCGCGGGCAAATCCACGTTACTGCGCATCATGGCGGGCGTGGATAAAGACTACATCGGCGAAATCTCGCAGTCCAAAGGCTACACCGTCGGGCTGTTGGAGCAGGAACCCAAACTCGACGAAAGCAAAACAGTCATCCAGGTCGTGAAAGAAGCGGTGACGCCCATCGTCGAAATGCTCGCCCGCTTCGACGAAGTCAACGCCAAGTTTGCCGAACCCGACGCCGACTTCGACGCCCTCGTCGCCGAACAAGCCAAATTGCAAGAGCAACTCGACAAGCACGACGCCTGGAATCTCGACAGCCGACTCGAGCTTGCGATGGACGCATTGCGCTGTCCGCCGTCGGATACGCCCATCAACGTCTGCTCGGGCGGAGAAAAGCGCCGCGTCGCCCTCACCCGACTCCTGCTCACCGAACCCGACATCCTCCTGCTCGACGAACCCACCAACCACCTCGACGCCGAATCGGTGGCGTGGCTCGAACATCACCTGCGCGACTACAAAGGCACGGTCATCGCCGTCACGCACGACCGCTACTTCCTCGACAACGTCGCAGGCTGGATCCTCGAACTCGACCGCGGCTTCGGCATTCCCTACAAAGGAAATTATTCTTCGTGGCTCGAACAAAAGCAGGAGCGCATCCGCCTCGAAGAGAAAGCCGAATCGAAACGCCAAAAGACTCTCGAACGCGAGCTCGAATGGATTCGCATGTCGCCCAAAGCGCGTCAATCGAAGGGACAAGCCCGCGTCAGCGCGTATGAAAAATTGTTGAACCAGGAAGCCGAAGCGCGCCGTGAAGAACTGGATATCTACATCCCGCCTGGTCCGCGCCTCGGTGACGTCGTTTTTGAATTTGACAAGGTGACGAAATCCTTCGACGACCGCCTCATTCTCGACGGGTTTTCTGCCACAGTTCCCCCAGGCTCTATCGTCGGGATAGTGGGTCCCAACGGCGCAGGCAAGACCACCCTCCTCAAGATGATCATCGGCAAAGAGACCCCCGACAGCGGCTCGATCAAAATCGGCGAGACCGTCAAACTGGCGTACGTGGATCAATCCCGCACCCTCGACCCCGAGAAGACCGTCTACGAAGAAATCTCGCAGGGAGCCGACACGCTCGAACTCGGCAAACGAAAGATCAACGCCCGCGCCTATTGCGCCTCGTTCAACTTCGCAGGGTCTGACCAGCAAAAGAAAGTCGGCATCCTCTCTGGCGGAGAACGCAACCGCGTGCATCTCGCCAAGACCCTCACCGAAGGCGCCAACGTCATCCTCCTCGACGAACCCACCAACGACCTCGACGTCAACACCCTCCGCGCCCTCGAAGAAGCCCTCACCGAATTTGCAGGCACCGCCCTCGTCGTCTCCCACGACCGCTGGTTCCTCGACCGCATCTGCACCCACCTCATCGTCTTCGAAGATGACTCAATCGCCACCATGCACATCGGCAACTGGTCGGACTACGAATCCATGATGCAAGAAAAATTCGGCAAAGATTTAACGCCGCATCGAGTCAAATATCGCACGTTGAAACGTTGA
- a CDS encoding NAD(P)-binding domain-containing protein has translation MESIETIIVGAGQAGLATSYHLKQLGREHVVFEASDIVAHVWRDDRWDSFTFVFPNWALQLPGAHYDGNDPDGFLPKDEIVAYFERYIEKFDLPVRYKTSVLEVSRMDGGRYHVRTDAGEYQAKNVVIATGSFQKSKIPAYSADIPKDVLQLHSGHYRNPEQLPDGAVLIVGSGQSGMQIGEELYQNGRIVYLAAGFTPRAPRRYRGRDITSWLDDMGFMTTPVEKLPSPKARLVGNPHLSGRDGGHSMSLHQFARDGVKLLGHMEGAQDGKVKFKADLKETLAKMDKSEKDITAIVDKHIEANNISAPQETLPDLQDGYSAEEITELDLKAANINTIIWAMGFTADYSLVKLPVIDEDGFPITQRGVTQYPGLYFVGMNWLSKRNSVTLYGMNGDVESVIADMTK, from the coding sequence ATGGAATCAATCGAAACCATCATCGTCGGCGCTGGGCAGGCGGGACTGGCTACCAGTTATCATCTCAAGCAACTGGGACGCGAGCATGTCGTCTTCGAAGCGTCGGATATCGTCGCTCACGTCTGGCGCGATGACCGTTGGGATTCGTTCACATTCGTCTTTCCCAACTGGGCGCTCCAACTCCCTGGCGCGCATTACGACGGGAACGATCCCGATGGCTTCCTGCCGAAGGATGAAATCGTCGCTTACTTCGAGCGCTACATCGAGAAGTTCGATCTGCCCGTGCGGTACAAAACATCGGTGTTGGAAGTCAGCCGAATGGACGGGGGCAGGTATCACGTCAGGACGGATGCGGGAGAGTATCAAGCGAAAAATGTGGTGATCGCCACAGGCTCCTTCCAGAAGTCGAAAATCCCAGCCTATAGCGCGGACATCCCGAAAGATGTTTTGCAACTTCATTCGGGTCATTATCGCAATCCAGAACAACTGCCAGATGGCGCTGTACTAATCGTTGGTTCGGGACAATCGGGCATGCAGATCGGCGAGGAACTGTACCAAAACGGTCGTATCGTTTATCTGGCGGCGGGATTTACGCCGCGCGCACCGCGCCGTTATCGCGGCAGGGATATTACCTCCTGGCTCGATGATATGGGATTCATGACAACGCCTGTTGAGAAACTTCCATCGCCAAAAGCCAGGCTAGTCGGAAACCCACACCTTAGCGGCAGAGACGGCGGACATTCCATGAGCCTTCATCAATTTGCGCGCGACGGCGTGAAATTGCTTGGGCATATGGAAGGCGCGCAAGACGGCAAAGTCAAATTCAAAGCAGATTTGAAAGAGACTCTCGCGAAAATGGATAAGTCCGAAAAAGATATCACCGCGATAGTAGACAAGCACATCGAAGCAAACAACATCAGCGCCCCACAGGAAACTCTTCCCGACTTGCAAGATGGATATTCCGCCGAAGAAATAACCGAACTTGATCTCAAAGCCGCGAACATCAATACGATCATCTGGGCGATGGGCTTTACCGCCGATTACAGCCTTGTGAAACTTCCCGTTATTGACGAAGACGGCTTCCCCATCACTCAACGCGGCGTGACCCAGTACCCTGGCTTGTATTTCGTCGGCATGAATTGGTTGAGCAAGCGCAATTCAGTCACGTTGTATGGCATGAATGGAGACGTGGAATCCGTTATTGCGGATATGACGAAATGA
- a CDS encoding EF-Tu/IF-2/RF-3 family GTPase has translation MPADPTFRMTVQEVFSIKGRGTVVTGRIDSGTINVGDEIRIQKGSSSRTVVVSGLEINRKALTRAQAGDMIGALFKDLEQGDIQQGDALTGSDLDFSWKP, from the coding sequence ATGCCTGCCGATCCCACTTTTCGCATGACTGTACAAGAGGTTTTTTCAATCAAAGGAAGGGGGACTGTCGTTACCGGTCGAATCGACAGCGGCACGATCAATGTCGGCGATGAGATTCGGATTCAAAAGGGAAGTTCGAGCAGAACGGTTGTAGTATCCGGCCTAGAGATCAACCGAAAAGCGCTGACGCGCGCGCAAGCGGGCGATATGATCGGCGCGCTCTTCAAGGACCTTGAACAGGGTGATATTCAACAAGGAGACGCGCTGACAGGCTCTGATCTCGATTTTTCCTGGAAGCCATAA
- a CDS encoding sulfatase-like hydrolase/transferase: protein MLKKIPLYPFLFAVFAVISLAAVNIGQIFIGETTRPLAFSLSLAGILFWIFLRLTRDSHRAALTSASLLFLFFTYGQVYAALEGRLFLNVSLFRHRMLFPLFCIIGLAAAIWIPRKIKRPESFAYSLNLVSIFLLIYPSLTIAANLTQQTIADESALNETTIVNGAANSSAPDVYYIILDGYGRQDVLLNEYGFDNSEFINALRSRGFYVAECSQSNYAHTLYSLASSLNYDYLDPLGATNDAERISLLKHSAVREAFEQQGYRIVAFPTGWSMTEWTDADLYPDYGKSFTTLSEFETLFLDTTMLRVWTDYDRLTSKTTPYSQARRLRVFSMIQTLKEIPTREGKYFVFAHFVIPHPPFSFGADGEWLNFNADTATREQFVDAYINQVIYINREILQVIDALQRESDVPPVIIVQGDHGPPPDLTNDPSVRMPILNAYYLPGVEPAEALYPAISPVNSFRVVLNRYFESSLPLLEDRSYFAPNQDRQRLTLFPNNCVSSDN, encoded by the coding sequence ATGCTCAAAAAGATTCCACTCTATCCATTTCTCTTCGCCGTGTTCGCTGTGATCTCACTCGCCGCGGTCAACATCGGACAGATCTTCATCGGCGAGACGACGCGCCCGCTGGCGTTTTCACTTTCACTCGCGGGGATTCTCTTTTGGATATTTCTTCGCCTCACCCGCGACTCGCATCGCGCCGCCCTTACGTCTGCCTCGCTCCTCTTCCTCTTTTTCACCTACGGACAAGTCTACGCCGCGTTGGAAGGACGCCTCTTTCTTAACGTGAGCCTGTTTCGCCATCGGATGCTTTTTCCGCTCTTTTGCATCATCGGGCTAGCCGCCGCGATCTGGATCCCCCGCAAAATAAAGCGACCTGAATCGTTCGCCTATTCATTGAATCTCGTTTCCATCTTTCTTTTGATCTATCCGTCGTTGACTATCGCCGCCAACCTTACTCAACAGACGATCGCCGACGAGTCCGCGCTGAATGAAACGACCATCGTAAACGGCGCCGCAAATTCATCTGCGCCCGACGTCTATTACATCATCCTCGACGGCTACGGTCGGCAGGATGTGTTGTTGAACGAATACGGATTTGACAACAGCGAATTCATCAACGCTTTGCGTTCACGCGGGTTCTACGTGGCGGAGTGCAGTCAAAGTAATTACGCACACACGCTGTATTCGCTCGCCTCTTCCTTGAACTACGATTACCTCGATCCCCTCGGCGCGACCAACGATGCCGAACGGATCTCCTTGTTGAAGCATAGCGCGGTTCGCGAAGCTTTTGAACAACAAGGCTATCGGATCGTCGCTTTCCCCACCGGCTGGAGCATGACCGAGTGGACGGACGCGGACCTCTACCCCGATTACGGCAAATCCTTCACCACGCTATCGGAATTTGAAACGCTGTTCCTCGATACCACCATGCTCCGCGTGTGGACGGATTACGACCGCCTCACTTCCAAGACCACGCCATACAGCCAAGCGCGCAGACTACGCGTCTTTTCGATGATCCAAACGTTGAAAGAAATTCCCACGCGTGAAGGAAAATATTTTGTCTTCGCGCACTTCGTCATCCCGCATCCGCCCTTCTCGTTCGGCGCGGACGGCGAGTGGCTGAACTTTAACGCGGACACCGCGACCCGCGAGCAGTTTGTAGACGCCTATATCAATCAGGTCATTTATATCAACCGCGAAATTTTACAGGTCATCGACGCGCTCCAACGCGAATCGGATGTTCCGCCGGTCATCATCGTGCAAGGCGACCACGGTCCGCCGCCCGACCTGACGAACGACCCGTCCGTGCGGATGCCGATTCTGAACGCGTACTACTTGCCCGGCGTCGAACCGGCTGAGGCGTTGTACCCCGCTATCTCACCGGTGAACAGTTTCCGTGTCGTGTTGAACCGCTATTTCGAGTCCAGCCTCCCCCTGTTGGAAGATCGGAGTTACTTCGCTCCGAATCAAGATCGCCAACGGTTGACTCTCTTTCCCAACAACTGCGTCTCATCCGACAACTAG